A single window of Halobacterium jilantaiense DNA harbors:
- a CDS encoding helix-turn-helix domain-containing protein, with translation MGLSDIAAGVEVTTRQRERGVASVDRTAAPLADRLAAHADDLPCGPGTAAELAEAYASGGSVGDAAEAVGVAPTTAAKCLHRLGFEGLTPLSPLQRDILADWLDARLSRTEALELTAVSEREFALAAYVATHDRLPEAAEAVESALSNGEDAMVAKRDALAATLPESG, from the coding sequence ATGGGGTTGTCAGACATCGCAGCGGGGGTGGAGGTCACGACACGCCAGCGCGAGCGCGGGGTGGCGAGCGTCGACCGCACCGCCGCGCCGCTCGCCGACCGGCTGGCGGCGCACGCCGACGACCTCCCCTGCGGGCCGGGGACAGCGGCCGAGCTGGCGGAGGCGTACGCGAGCGGCGGGAGCGTCGGCGACGCCGCCGAGGCAGTCGGAGTTGCGCCGACGACCGCCGCGAAGTGCCTGCACCGCCTCGGCTTCGAGGGGCTGACGCCGCTCTCGCCCCTGCAGCGCGATATTCTGGCGGACTGGCTGGACGCGCGGCTCTCCCGGACGGAGGCCCTGGAGTTGACGGCCGTGAGCGAGCGCGAGTTCGCGCTCGCGGCGTACGTCGCGACCCACGACCGGCTGCCCGAAGCGGCCGAAGCGGTCGAGAGCGCGCTGTCGAACGGCGAGGACGCGATGGTCGCGAAGCGGGACGCGCTGGCGGCGACGCTGCCGGAGTCAGGCTAG
- a CDS encoding transcription initiation factor IIB: MSQTHCCPECEGTVRDRDTERVCTECGLVVDEDRIDRGPEWRTFGSDSERSPERTGAPLTRSRHDRGLSTEIGRSTRLKGRKRRKFARLRRQHKRANISSKADRNQVYGFTEIRRLVSTLGLPRSVRDQACALFDSAQSEGLLQGRTIEGFAAAGVYAVCRTNGVTRTLGEVAAAARADENELTAAYDAMNRDLGLPTGPIDPRDYLPRYADRLDLPSGVERRAREFVDDLEADGGVSGRNPSGVAAACLYTAAADTEHAVTQADAADVADVTPVTLRTTHYELQD; encoded by the coding sequence ATGAGTCAGACACACTGCTGCCCCGAGTGCGAGGGCACCGTCCGCGACCGAGACACCGAACGCGTCTGTACTGAGTGCGGCCTCGTCGTCGATGAAGACCGCATCGACCGCGGCCCCGAGTGGCGCACCTTCGGCAGCGACTCCGAGCGCAGCCCAGAACGAACGGGCGCACCGCTCACGCGCTCCCGCCACGACCGCGGCCTCTCCACGGAAATCGGTCGCTCGACGCGGCTGAAGGGCCGCAAGCGCCGGAAGTTCGCGCGACTCCGCCGCCAGCACAAGCGCGCCAACATCTCCTCGAAAGCCGACCGCAACCAGGTGTACGGCTTCACCGAGATTCGGCGGCTCGTCAGCACGCTCGGTCTCCCGCGGAGCGTCCGCGACCAGGCCTGCGCGCTGTTCGACTCCGCGCAGAGCGAGGGCCTGCTGCAGGGCCGGACCATCGAGGGCTTCGCCGCCGCCGGCGTCTACGCCGTCTGCCGGACGAACGGCGTCACCCGAACGCTCGGCGAGGTCGCGGCGGCCGCCCGCGCCGACGAGAACGAACTCACCGCCGCCTACGACGCGATGAACCGCGACCTCGGTTTACCGACGGGCCCCATCGACCCCCGGGACTACCTCCCGCGGTACGCCGACAGGCTCGACCTCCCGAGCGGCGTCGAACGCCGCGCCCGCGAGTTCGTCGACGACCTCGAAGCCGACGGCGGTGTCAGCGGCCGCAACCCCAGCGGGGTCGCCGCCGCGTGTCTGTACACGGCCGCCGCGGACACCGAGCACGCAGTCACGCAGGCCGACGCCGCCGACGTCGCGGACGTGACGCCCGTCACGCTCCGGACGACCCACTACGAGCTACAGGACTGA
- a CDS encoding DUF7854 family protein, with the protein MDRISALRNVEEALADFEDGDASLGDVEDRVLGVLRTYATEFDEAGVTAYRATGDPVVEGTVVVAPDAETARERVAARVDGRVPEFEVAEVV; encoded by the coding sequence ATGGACCGAATCAGCGCGCTCCGGAACGTCGAGGAGGCCCTGGCGGACTTCGAGGACGGGGACGCGAGCCTCGGCGATGTCGAGGACCGCGTGCTGGGCGTACTGCGGACGTACGCGACCGAGTTCGACGAGGCGGGCGTGACCGCGTACCGCGCCACGGGCGACCCGGTCGTCGAGGGGACGGTCGTCGTCGCACCGGACGCCGAGACCGCCCGGGAGCGGGTCGCGGCCCGAGTCGACGGTCGCGTCCCCGAGTTCGAGGTCGCAGAAGTCGTTTGA
- a CDS encoding DUF7857 domain-containing protein, which yields MRVATETHRRNGVTLVAVRVEHDGEQRQRVRLANECAGPVWPPRENGLPAPGWDDGGWEGVLDPGDRTPLGYATPGEPRDPPVSVAWTERAAAGPPDASAAVAEFGDPRPPRDAVPEPDTALPDAVRDWLGDVSSRASEDGETPEDREAVSALAARASVLRERVDE from the coding sequence ATGCGCGTAGCGACCGAGACACACCGCCGGAACGGCGTCACGCTGGTGGCGGTGCGCGTCGAACACGACGGCGAGCAGCGCCAGCGCGTCCGACTGGCGAACGAGTGCGCGGGCCCGGTGTGGCCGCCCCGCGAGAACGGACTGCCGGCTCCGGGCTGGGACGACGGCGGCTGGGAGGGCGTCCTCGACCCGGGCGATCGGACGCCGCTCGGGTACGCCACACCGGGCGAGCCGCGGGACCCGCCGGTGTCGGTGGCGTGGACCGAGCGCGCGGCAGCGGGGCCGCCCGACGCCAGCGCGGCGGTCGCGGAGTTCGGCGACCCGCGGCCGCCCCGCGACGCTGTGCCGGAGCCCGACACCGCGCTCCCCGACGCCGTCCGTGACTGGCTCGGTGACGTTTCGTCGCGGGCGAGCGAGGACGGAGAGACGCCGGAGGACCGGGAAGCGGTGTCGGCGCTGGCGGCGCGCGCGAGTGTGCTCCGAGAGCGGGTGGACGAGTGA
- a CDS encoding Mrp/NBP35 family ATP-binding protein, whose product MTLTASELEERLRSVEDPDNGDDIVSMGLVNDVSVGEDEARVSLAFNAPYSPTEMDIGNEIRDVVADAGLEPDLRASVGEDQGFDEEVLPGVKNVVAVASGKGGVGKTTVAANLAAGLNDRGARVGILDADVHGPNVPRLLPTENEPGVTPNEEIVPPASDGVRVMSTDHMMPDGDDPAVLRGPMVNNVMMKFINEVEWGRLDYLVVDLPPGTGDASLNLLQTLPLAGVVVVTTPQEMAVADARKGLKLFEKHDAPILGVVENMAAFQCPDCGDTHRVFGEGGGDEIREDYGVPVLAELPVHPDFDSGDMAGPTIREEDSDVREDLFEFVDATADRIGEVNRATVAEEVGLDGQESVPGGDTDGETADTDSTGDDTEPAGDDAAAETPDPTAD is encoded by the coding sequence ATGACACTCACTGCATCCGAACTGGAGGAGCGACTCAGGAGCGTAGAGGACCCCGACAACGGCGACGACATCGTCTCGATGGGGCTCGTGAACGACGTCTCCGTCGGCGAGGACGAGGCCAGGGTGAGCCTGGCGTTCAACGCGCCGTACTCGCCGACCGAGATGGACATCGGCAACGAGATTCGGGATGTCGTCGCGGACGCCGGCCTGGAGCCGGACCTGCGGGCGAGCGTCGGCGAAGACCAGGGCTTCGACGAGGAGGTGCTGCCCGGCGTGAAGAACGTCGTCGCCGTCGCGTCCGGGAAAGGCGGCGTCGGGAAGACGACCGTCGCCGCGAACCTCGCCGCCGGCCTGAACGACCGCGGGGCGCGCGTCGGCATCCTCGACGCCGACGTCCACGGACCGAACGTTCCCCGGCTGCTGCCGACGGAGAACGAGCCCGGCGTCACCCCGAACGAGGAAATCGTGCCGCCGGCGAGCGACGGCGTGCGCGTGATGAGCACCGACCACATGATGCCAGACGGCGACGACCCCGCCGTCCTGCGCGGCCCGATGGTGAACAACGTGATGATGAAGTTCATCAACGAGGTCGAGTGGGGGCGGCTGGACTACCTCGTCGTGGACCTGCCGCCGGGCACCGGCGACGCCTCGCTGAACCTCCTGCAGACGCTCCCGCTGGCGGGCGTCGTGGTCGTCACCACGCCACAGGAGATGGCGGTCGCGGACGCCCGGAAGGGCCTCAAGCTCTTCGAGAAGCACGACGCTCCCATCCTCGGCGTCGTCGAGAACATGGCCGCGTTCCAGTGTCCGGACTGCGGGGACACCCACCGCGTGTTCGGCGAGGGCGGCGGCGACGAGATTCGCGAGGACTACGGCGTCCCCGTGCTCGCCGAACTCCCCGTCCATCCGGACTTCGACAGCGGCGACATGGCGGGGCCAACCATCCGCGAGGAGGACAGCGACGTCCGCGAGGACCTCTTCGAGTTCGTGGACGCCACCGCCGACCGCATCGGCGAGGTGAACCGCGCGACGGTCGCCGAGGAAGTCGGGCTCGACGGGCAGGAGTCCGTCCCCGGCGGCGACACCGACGGCGAGACCGCGGACACCGACTCGACCGGCGACGACACCGAGCCGGCCGGAGACGACGCTGCGGCCGAGACGCCAGACCCCACTGCGGACTAA
- a CDS encoding DUF7855 family protein, with amino-acid sequence MLLVVTYARAARQSLRNVCDAHEDCVVRRFGRAALLRETEFGAFQALRLREKHGGDVQVERTAAFNEFADAPDRVREAAQAYEDREAASTPYAKFAAGREHPAPETMRDSEL; translated from the coding sequence GTGCTACTGGTGGTGACGTACGCGCGGGCCGCGAGACAGAGCCTGCGGAACGTCTGTGACGCGCACGAGGACTGCGTCGTCCGGCGGTTCGGCCGCGCCGCGCTGCTTCGGGAGACGGAGTTCGGGGCGTTCCAGGCGCTCCGCCTGCGGGAGAAACACGGCGGCGACGTCCAGGTGGAGCGCACGGCGGCGTTCAACGAGTTCGCGGACGCCCCCGACCGCGTCCGGGAGGCGGCCCAGGCCTACGAGGACCGGGAGGCAGCGAGCACGCCGTACGCGAAGTTCGCGGCCGGCCGGGAGCACCCTGCTCCGGAGACGATGCGCGACAGCGAGCTATGA
- a CDS encoding DUF7856 family protein, with product MRVSLAGVERRGRALDLRDADVESGAVVDAIRDPEDECVRCQPPRRVHERVGVLHRRVSVSLRAAVAAAARSRGAGTRHDDDLRACRTALADLDAPDVDLEGARERVSTTAADVERLRERVARASGRVEARREDGDAESAEAALGEATRELAAAETEHHAARESLERARRRAREARDARERRLEVEDRLANLRRDARGALAERWSARFERAVDALPFRGDPAPPSEFDGPAWTAGCAAARLAAPGAPLVVADDLFANATRASAALGAPVVLVEV from the coding sequence ATGAGAGTCTCACTCGCTGGTGTCGAGCGCCGCGGGCGGGCGCTCGACCTTCGAGACGCCGATGTCGAGTCGGGCGCGGTCGTCGACGCGATTCGCGACCCCGAGGACGAGTGCGTCCGCTGCCAGCCGCCCCGGCGCGTCCACGAGCGCGTCGGTGTGCTCCACCGGCGCGTGTCGGTCTCGCTGCGGGCGGCCGTCGCCGCGGCGGCCCGAAGCCGGGGTGCGGGCACGCGCCACGACGACGACCTCAGGGCGTGCCGGACGGCGCTCGCGGACCTCGACGCACCGGACGTCGATCTGGAAGGGGCACGGGAGCGCGTCTCGACGACGGCCGCGGACGTCGAGCGGCTGCGCGAGCGGGTGGCGCGAGCGAGCGGGCGCGTCGAGGCGCGCCGCGAGGACGGGGACGCCGAGTCGGCCGAGGCCGCGCTCGGCGAGGCGACCCGGGAGCTGGCGGCGGCCGAGACCGAACACCACGCCGCCCGGGAGTCTCTGGAGCGAGCCAGGCGGCGAGCGCGCGAGGCCCGCGACGCCCGGGAGCGACGCCTCGAAGTCGAGGACCGGCTGGCGAATCTGCGCCGGGACGCCAGGGGCGCACTGGCCGAGCGCTGGAGTGCGCGCTTCGAGCGCGCGGTCGACGCGCTCCCGTTCCGCGGCGACCCTGCGCCGCCCAGCGAGTTCGACGGCCCGGCGTGGACGGCCGGCTGTGCGGCCGCCCGACTCGCCGCTCCCGGCGCGCCACTCGTGGTGGCCGACGACCTGTTCGCGAATGCGACGAGAGCGAGCGCCGCGCTGGGCGCGCCGGTGGTGCTGGTCGAAGTTTAA
- a CDS encoding LAGLIDADG family homing endonuclease yields MAQAANQELVDRFEEFYRRYYSDDVAELAREYPRESKSLELDWRDLYQMDPDLADDYINHPDQLQEAAEEALRLYDLPVDVSLGQAHVRVQGLTEHTEIRAIRAEHLNTLVSVQGMVRKATDVMPKIERAVFVCQRCGAETEVPQGDAGFQEPYQCESCERQGPFKLDPDRSEFVDSQKLRVQESPEGLAGGETPQAIDIHIEDDATGEVTPGDHVTVTGVLRLDQSEDSTDSPVFDHYMEGSSVVVEDAEFEEMNITEEDKQEIIELSDHEDIYEEMVDSMAPAIYGHRQAKLAMMLQLFSGVTKHLPDESRIRGDLHMLLIGDPGTGKCVRGDTTVTLADGSEHEIRELVESNLDDPKPVDDGVWDDADIAVPSLAPDGTLVQRRATKVWKREAPETMYRVRTANGHEVTVTPSHPLFVPGLQGPEAVRAEDLDSGQFVATPRQLETNGDDTLDVSYRESRSYNAVHIDLPDEWSPTLARLIGYVVAEGYVEQRDDNTGYVSVTNNDEAVLDEVKGALDAIGANHHQREPHEGKSAREVICGSGEFVSFLAELDAGLLDGSAKKRVPNAVKRASDGTKRAFLAAFVEGEGHVSATEREISVASTSRELLDDVRSLLLSLGITSQLHPRENGSYRLRISGGMFKRYVTEVGFVTDRKSDAAAAFEETDGNTNTDVVPVGGDELRSLRNELGLTQADCGIPRSTYQHYERGSRNPSRESLSAVATAFSNAVDETVAADGGTDVTARVGAVEAAATDDIAWDRIDTIEEVETDEDWVYDLEVEGTHSYLTDGVVSHNSQMISYVQNIAPRSVYTSGKGSSAAGLTAAAVRDDFGDGQQWTLEAGALVLADNGVAAVDELDKMADDDRSAMHEALEQQKISISKAGINATLKARCSLLGAANPKYGRFDQYEPIGEQIDLEPALISRFDLIFTVTDSPDPEEDAALAEHILQTNYAGELNTQNEQLANANYTEEEIDSQTEEVAPAIEPELLRKYIAYARRTCFPTMTAEAKQAIEDFYVDLRSKGADEDAPVPVTARQLEAIVRLAEASARLRLSDTVEQEDADRVIAIVQSCLQDIGVDPETGEFDADVVETGQSKTQRDRVKNVKALIGEIEDEFDEGAPVEEVLDRAEEIGMDAGKAEHEIEKLKEKGELYQPNKDHLRSI; encoded by the coding sequence ATGGCCCAGGCCGCCAACCAGGAGCTCGTCGACCGATTCGAGGAGTTCTACCGCCGATACTACAGCGACGACGTCGCGGAGCTCGCCCGCGAGTACCCGCGCGAGTCGAAGTCCCTCGAACTGGACTGGCGGGACCTCTACCAGATGGACCCCGACCTGGCCGACGACTACATCAACCACCCCGACCAGCTCCAGGAGGCCGCCGAGGAGGCCCTGCGGCTCTACGACCTCCCCGTCGACGTCAGCCTCGGGCAGGCCCACGTCCGCGTGCAGGGCCTCACCGAACACACCGAAATCCGGGCGATTCGGGCGGAACACCTCAACACGCTCGTCTCCGTCCAGGGGATGGTTCGGAAAGCGACCGACGTGATGCCGAAAATCGAGCGCGCGGTGTTCGTCTGCCAGCGCTGCGGTGCCGAGACCGAAGTCCCGCAGGGCGACGCCGGCTTTCAGGAGCCCTACCAGTGCGAGTCCTGTGAGCGCCAGGGCCCGTTCAAGCTCGACCCCGACCGCTCGGAGTTCGTGGACTCCCAGAAGCTCCGCGTGCAGGAGTCTCCCGAGGGCCTCGCGGGCGGCGAAACCCCGCAAGCCATCGACATCCACATCGAGGACGACGCCACCGGCGAAGTCACGCCCGGCGACCACGTCACCGTCACGGGCGTCCTCAGACTCGACCAGAGCGAGGACTCCACCGACTCCCCCGTCTTCGACCACTACATGGAGGGGTCCTCGGTCGTCGTCGAGGACGCCGAGTTCGAGGAGATGAACATCACGGAGGAGGACAAACAGGAGATCATCGAGCTCTCCGACCACGAGGACATCTACGAAGAGATGGTCGACTCCATGGCCCCCGCTATCTACGGCCACCGCCAGGCCAAGCTCGCGATGATGCTCCAGCTGTTCTCCGGCGTCACCAAGCACCTCCCCGACGAGTCCCGCATCCGCGGCGACCTCCACATGCTGCTGATAGGGGACCCGGGTACGGGGAAGTGCGTGCGCGGCGACACCACCGTGACCCTCGCCGACGGCAGCGAGCACGAGATTCGAGAGCTCGTGGAGTCGAACCTCGACGACCCGAAGCCAGTCGACGACGGCGTCTGGGACGACGCAGACATAGCGGTCCCGTCGCTCGCACCAGACGGCACGCTCGTGCAGCGCCGCGCGACGAAAGTCTGGAAGCGCGAAGCACCGGAGACGATGTACCGCGTCCGGACTGCGAACGGCCACGAGGTCACCGTCACGCCGAGCCACCCGCTGTTCGTTCCGGGCTTGCAGGGCCCAGAAGCTGTACGGGCCGAAGACCTCGATTCTGGGCAGTTCGTGGCTACACCGAGACAGCTGGAGACGAACGGAGACGACACGCTCGACGTTTCTTACCGCGAGTCCCGGTCGTACAACGCCGTCCACATCGACCTGCCGGACGAGTGGTCCCCTACTCTCGCGCGGCTCATCGGGTACGTCGTCGCAGAGGGGTACGTCGAGCAGCGCGACGACAACACGGGCTACGTCTCGGTGACCAACAACGACGAGGCTGTGCTAGACGAAGTGAAGGGGGCACTCGACGCAATTGGCGCGAACCACCACCAGCGCGAGCCACACGAGGGAAAGTCCGCTCGCGAGGTCATCTGTGGGTCGGGAGAGTTTGTGAGTTTCCTCGCCGAACTCGACGCGGGCCTGCTCGACGGCTCGGCCAAGAAGCGCGTCCCGAACGCCGTGAAACGAGCGTCCGACGGAACCAAGCGCGCATTCCTCGCTGCATTCGTGGAAGGTGAGGGGCACGTGTCCGCTACGGAGCGCGAGATTTCCGTCGCCTCGACGAGCCGCGAACTACTCGATGACGTGCGGTCGCTGCTGCTCTCACTCGGTATCACCAGCCAGCTCCATCCCCGAGAGAACGGGAGCTATCGGCTTCGCATCAGCGGCGGCATGTTCAAGCGATACGTCACCGAGGTCGGGTTCGTCACCGACCGGAAGTCCGACGCTGCAGCGGCGTTCGAGGAGACAGACGGGAACACGAACACGGACGTTGTCCCGGTCGGCGGCGACGAACTCCGGTCGCTCAGGAACGAGCTCGGGCTGACGCAGGCCGATTGCGGGATTCCTCGCTCGACGTACCAGCACTACGAGCGCGGCAGCCGGAACCCGAGTCGGGAGAGTCTCTCGGCGGTCGCGACGGCATTCTCCAATGCGGTCGACGAGACTGTCGCCGCTGACGGTGGAACCGACGTGACAGCGAGAGTCGGTGCCGTGGAAGCTGCAGCGACGGACGACATCGCCTGGGACCGCATCGACACCATCGAGGAAGTCGAGACAGACGAGGACTGGGTGTACGACCTCGAAGTCGAGGGGACGCACAGCTACCTCACCGACGGTGTGGTCTCGCACAACTCCCAGATGATTTCGTACGTCCAGAACATCGCGCCTCGCTCCGTCTACACCTCCGGGAAGGGGTCGTCCGCGGCCGGGCTGACGGCCGCCGCCGTCCGGGACGACTTCGGTGATGGCCAGCAGTGGACGCTGGAGGCGGGCGCGCTCGTGCTCGCGGACAACGGCGTGGCCGCGGTCGACGAACTGGACAAGATGGCCGACGACGACCGGTCGGCGATGCACGAGGCGCTCGAACAGCAGAAGATCAGTATCTCGAAGGCGGGCATCAACGCGACGCTGAAGGCGCGGTGTTCGCTGCTGGGCGCGGCGAACCCGAAGTACGGCCGCTTCGACCAGTACGAGCCGATCGGCGAGCAGATCGACCTGGAGCCCGCCCTGATTTCGCGGTTCGATTTGATCTTCACGGTGACGGACTCGCCGGACCCCGAGGAGGACGCGGCGCTCGCGGAGCACATCCTCCAGACGAACTACGCGGGCGAGCTGAACACGCAGAACGAGCAGCTCGCGAACGCGAACTACACGGAGGAGGAAATCGACAGCCAGACCGAGGAGGTGGCACCCGCCATCGAGCCCGAGTTGCTCCGGAAGTACATCGCGTACGCCCGGCGGACGTGTTTCCCGACGATGACCGCGGAGGCGAAGCAAGCCATCGAGGACTTCTACGTGGACCTGCGGTCGAAGGGCGCGGACGAGGACGCCCCCGTTCCGGTGACGGCCCGTCAGCTCGAAGCCATCGTGCGGCTGGCGGAGGCGTCGGCGCGGCTGCGGCTCTCCGACACGGTCGAGCAGGAGGACGCCGACCGCGTCATCGCCATCGTCCAGTCTTGCCTGCAGGACATCGGCGTCGACCCGGAGACCGGGGAGTTCGACGCCGACGTGGTGGAGACCGGCCAGTCGAAGACCCAGCGCGACCGCGTGAAGAACGTGAAGGCGCTCATCGGCGAAATCGAGGACGAGTTCGACGAGGGCGCGCCGGTCGAGGAGGTCCTGGACCGCGCGGAGGAGATCGGGATGGACGCCGGGAAGGCCGAACACGAGATCGAGAAGCTCAAAGAGAAAGGGGAGCTCTACCAGCCGAACAAGGACCACTTGCGCTCCATCTGA
- the nrfD gene encoding NrfD/PsrC family molybdoenzyme membrane anchor subunit, with translation MSTDVGRETLTRPIRSPSKRYVGALLAALAGIAVWLFFYYRQLSNGLIVTHLADWGSAGGVPWGMYIGAFIWWVGIAHGGIILSAAVRLLGMDTYQPVARMAELLTIAALSCAGLYILIHVGRPDRLVTSVLPAWPWRVQWSPLVWDVTVITAYFVLTATYLLLTIRYDIHRLRDRLPDTFEPLYKALMVGYSEKEDKIVERMVWWLAFAIIIMAPLLLHGGVIPWLFSLLPSMAGWHGGVQGPSFLSIALTSAVSGIIIIAAAFRYTYDWEELIPDQVFYGLSKWLGFFALIFLWLQLQQVMTGIFAAPTTLQHATEVKLSTPAYWVAIGLVGLGLAYIFASALKASLFSIPRIVAVSFAILGGTLVEKTLFVVEGLQHAHFQLYDGVPGNYVPSPVELSSILGAVGIVVAFFLVVSKVIPVVELHAIQDHHDDAEPTEVSD, from the coding sequence ATGAGCACCGACGTCGGGCGTGAAACCCTGACACGACCGATTCGGTCGCCGTCGAAACGCTACGTCGGCGCGCTGCTCGCCGCGCTCGCAGGCATCGCCGTCTGGCTGTTCTTCTACTACCGGCAGCTCTCGAACGGCCTCATCGTCACGCACCTCGCTGACTGGGGGTCCGCCGGCGGCGTCCCGTGGGGGATGTACATCGGGGCGTTCATCTGGTGGGTCGGCATCGCCCACGGCGGCATCATCCTCTCCGCCGCGGTCCGGCTGCTCGGCATGGACACCTACCAGCCGGTCGCGCGGATGGCCGAACTGCTCACCATCGCCGCGCTGAGCTGTGCCGGCCTCTACATCCTGATTCACGTCGGTCGGCCGGACCGCCTCGTGACGAGCGTGCTGCCCGCGTGGCCGTGGCGCGTCCAGTGGTCGCCGCTCGTCTGGGACGTGACCGTCATCACGGCGTACTTCGTGCTGACGGCGACGTACCTCCTGCTCACCATTCGGTACGACATCCACCGGCTGCGCGACCGGCTGCCGGACACCTTCGAGCCGCTGTACAAGGCGCTGATGGTCGGCTACAGCGAGAAGGAGGACAAAATCGTCGAGCGCATGGTGTGGTGGCTCGCGTTCGCCATCATCATCATGGCACCCCTGCTGCTCCACGGCGGCGTCATCCCGTGGCTGTTCTCGCTGCTGCCGTCGATGGCGGGCTGGCACGGCGGCGTTCAGGGACCGTCGTTCCTCTCCATCGCGCTCACGTCCGCGGTCAGCGGCATCATCATCATCGCCGCCGCGTTCCGCTACACGTACGACTGGGAGGAACTCATCCCCGACCAGGTGTTCTACGGGCTGTCGAAGTGGCTGGGCTTCTTCGCCCTCATCTTCCTCTGGCTGCAGCTCCAGCAGGTGATGACGGGCATCTTCGCCGCGCCGACGACGCTCCAGCACGCCACCGAAGTGAAGCTCTCGACGCCCGCCTACTGGGTCGCCATCGGGCTCGTCGGCCTCGGGCTGGCGTACATCTTCGCGTCGGCGCTGAAGGCGTCGCTGTTCTCGATTCCGCGCATCGTCGCGGTGTCGTTCGCCATCCTCGGCGGGACGCTCGTCGAGAAGACGCTGTTCGTCGTCGAGGGCCTCCAGCACGCGCACTTCCAGCTCTACGACGGCGTCCCGGGCAACTACGTCCCGTCGCCGGTGGAGCTGTCGTCCATCCTCGGCGCGGTCGGCATCGTGGTGGCGTTCTTCCTCGTCGTCTCGAAAGTCATCCCGGTCGTCGAACTGCACGCCATTCAGGACCACCACGACGACGCGGAGCCAACGGAGGTGAGTGACTGA
- a CDS encoding nucleotide-binding protein produces the protein MILAVAGGKGGVGKTTVALNLAAELGARKTTQSSSATHQNAARSEDAVLVDADLGMADVPAGRGPDLHDVLAGRAAPCEAVQGDGPVSVLPCGRTLAGAREGDPRELASVLEAVEREFGTVVVDCPAGLQADVGVPLLAADAAVVVTTPDRAAVADAVRVRSLARELDAGLAAVAYNRADSGSERVADALGAPTVAVPDAEGVERALAAGLPVRAVAAESTAAARFADLGALVQSCSS, from the coding sequence GTGATTCTCGCCGTCGCCGGCGGGAAGGGCGGCGTGGGGAAGACGACCGTCGCGCTGAACCTCGCGGCCGAACTCGGAGCTCGGAAGACGACACAGTCGTCTTCCGCAACCCATCAGAACGCAGCGCGGTCTGAGGACGCCGTCCTCGTGGACGCCGACCTCGGGATGGCGGACGTGCCGGCCGGAAGGGGGCCAGACCTCCACGACGTACTCGCCGGCCGTGCCGCGCCCTGTGAAGCCGTTCAGGGAGACGGTCCCGTGTCGGTGCTGCCCTGCGGCCGGACGCTCGCCGGTGCCCGCGAGGGCGACCCGCGGGAGCTGGCGAGCGTGCTGGAAGCGGTCGAGCGCGAGTTCGGGACGGTCGTCGTGGACTGTCCAGCGGGCCTGCAGGCGGACGTCGGAGTGCCGCTGCTCGCGGCTGACGCGGCCGTCGTGGTGACGACGCCGGACCGCGCTGCGGTTGCGGACGCCGTGCGCGTGCGGTCGCTCGCCCGGGAACTCGACGCCGGGCTCGCAGCCGTCGCGTACAACAGGGCGGACTCGGGCAGCGAGCGGGTGGCCGACGCGCTCGGCGCGCCGACGGTCGCGGTGCCGGACGCCGAGGGAGTCGAGCGCGCGCTGGCGGCGGGGCTGCCGGTGCGAGCAGTGGCGGCGGAGTCGACGGCTGCGGCGCGGTTCGCAGACCTCGGGGCGCTGGTTCAGTCCTGTAGCTCGTAG